In one Natronosalvus amylolyticus genomic region, the following are encoded:
- a CDS encoding polyprenyl synthetase family protein, with product MQEALASWRPAIDETIAEWLPQEIDAGYLEDFFGEPRFEYDPEGLQSALSDPIWDLLERGGKRWRAVLFLVFIEAFGEDPEGYLPYAIIPEILHNGTIIVDDVEDGAAIRRGEPALHHVHGEDVALNAGNAMYFLPLKILTHNPANLSEETRLRAYDMLMCELNRTHLGQGMDICWHNESAVRISTQQYLEMSACKTGCLGRIVARLAAIVTEQPAEIETAVATYAEQTSIAFQIGDDILDIENSLGRAGDFGKEFGNDIREGKKTLLVLHAIETADTDRAARLEKILATGENTDAEITEALQILEDAGSIDYAKERALELAGQARTEIHGIEDELEPEPVEKLLSFTEFVVERDV from the coding sequence ATGCAAGAGGCGCTTGCGTCCTGGCGGCCGGCCATCGACGAAACGATTGCGGAGTGGCTGCCACAGGAAATCGACGCGGGATACCTCGAGGATTTTTTTGGTGAGCCTCGGTTCGAGTACGACCCCGAGGGCCTCCAGTCTGCGCTCTCCGATCCGATCTGGGACCTACTCGAGCGTGGCGGCAAGCGCTGGCGTGCAGTGTTATTTCTGGTCTTTATCGAGGCGTTTGGCGAGGACCCGGAGGGGTATCTTCCCTATGCAATTATCCCCGAAATACTGCACAACGGCACCATCATCGTCGACGATGTCGAGGACGGAGCAGCCATCCGTCGTGGTGAACCCGCGTTACACCACGTACACGGCGAGGACGTCGCACTCAATGCCGGCAACGCGATGTACTTTCTCCCACTGAAGATTCTGACACACAACCCAGCAAACCTTTCCGAAGAAACCCGGTTGCGGGCCTACGATATGCTGATGTGCGAACTCAACCGAACACACCTGGGGCAGGGAATGGACATTTGCTGGCACAACGAATCGGCTGTTCGAATCTCGACCCAGCAGTATCTCGAAATGAGTGCCTGTAAGACGGGCTGTCTGGGCCGTATCGTCGCTCGACTGGCAGCTATCGTCACCGAGCAACCGGCCGAAATCGAAACGGCAGTCGCGACCTATGCCGAGCAGACGTCGATTGCCTTCCAGATCGGCGACGATATCCTCGACATCGAAAACTCACTCGGGCGCGCGGGTGACTTCGGCAAAGAGTTTGGTAACGATATCCGGGAGGGGAAGAAGACGCTGTTAGTGTTACACGCCATCGAAACCGCCGATACCGACCGAGCAGCACGCCTCGAGAAAATTCTCGCAACAGGCGAGAACACGGATGCAGAAATCACAGAAGCGTTGCAGATACTCGAGGATGCGGGCAGTATCGACTACGCAAAAGAGCGCGCCCTCGAGTTAGCCGGGCAAGCGAGAACCGAAATACACGGTATCGAGGACGAACTGGAACCCGAGCCCGTCGAAAAACTCCTGTCGTTCACCGAGTTCGTGGTCGAACGCGACGTTTGA
- a CDS encoding TrmB family transcriptional regulator has translation MESESLIETLEDAGLSPYQADAYVTLLELGAASATDIAKASTVPDPRIYDVLRSLQEKGYIETYKQDSLHARAHAPDQVLSDLRDRATAFESAADEIEDRWMQPDIEAHNVSIVKRMDTVLTQAADLIRSATNQIQIGLSPAQFAELEPALAEAKANGVDIKLCLFPEMGEPATVPATDRLAETCTEARWRKVPSPFLALIDRSWTFFSPHGSSTNQYGVIVNDRTHAYVFHWYFISVLWEVHEELYTERSTEPPTSFVDIRHCVRSIEPYLEEGIEFDATITGYDTETGAEVDVSGKITGITYAGVSIDDDENLPLAQLAGEVSITLETDDTTYTVGGWGAMIEDLEATRITINDYIEP, from the coding sequence ATGGAGAGTGAGAGTCTTATCGAAACGCTCGAGGACGCAGGACTGTCGCCGTATCAAGCAGACGCCTACGTGACGCTACTCGAACTAGGGGCCGCTTCGGCGACTGACATCGCCAAAGCCAGTACGGTTCCGGATCCTCGAATTTACGACGTGTTGCGATCACTGCAAGAGAAAGGGTACATCGAGACGTACAAGCAAGACAGTTTGCACGCACGAGCGCACGCTCCGGACCAGGTACTTTCAGACCTCCGTGATCGGGCGACCGCGTTCGAATCTGCCGCCGACGAAATCGAAGACCGGTGGATGCAACCGGATATCGAGGCCCACAACGTGAGTATCGTCAAGCGAATGGATACGGTACTCACACAGGCGGCCGACCTCATTCGCTCGGCCACCAACCAGATCCAGATCGGCCTGAGCCCAGCCCAGTTCGCCGAACTCGAACCGGCACTTGCCGAAGCGAAGGCCAACGGTGTCGACATCAAACTCTGTCTATTCCCCGAGATGGGCGAGCCAGCGACAGTTCCAGCCACTGATCGACTCGCCGAGACCTGTACGGAAGCGCGCTGGCGGAAGGTCCCCTCGCCATTTCTCGCATTGATCGACCGGTCGTGGACGTTCTTTTCGCCACACGGTAGTTCGACCAACCAATACGGCGTCATCGTCAACGATCGGACCCACGCGTACGTCTTTCACTGGTATTTCATCAGCGTGCTCTGGGAGGTCCACGAAGAGCTGTACACCGAGCGGTCCACTGAACCACCGACGAGTTTCGTCGACATTCGTCACTGCGTTCGCTCTATCGAACCGTATCTCGAGGAAGGAATCGAATTCGATGCCACCATAACAGGGTACGATACGGAAACCGGGGCAGAAGTGGACGTGTCGGGAAAAATCACGGGAATTACGTATGCCGGGGTTTCCATCGACGACGACGAAAACCTTCCACTCGCACAACTGGCTGGAGAGGTCTCGATTACGCTCGAGACCGACGATACAACGTACACCGTCGGTGGCTGGGGCGCGATGATCGAAGACCTCGAGGCGACCCGAATTACGATCAACGACTACATCGAACCCTGA
- a CDS encoding DUF7117 family protein encodes MKIRGDRECTECGTRWSYFETGSIGCPACGSLQSVGTDERVIHTDQAATFDLTPVRNDIDTTADDELAARARDVAREYVRSRGFVRGGELLELDETYVAARELTHAADLLVRTTQPSEDESLYFLALLRDADLGERPQAAEVPASFREARGIATANAVRDYRRDVRTWLAAGTAVPEGARDCLEHLSDHETRFRLLEGDVEPTVADQLLEATRHVANGLRGDHVAIELAQDELDSLE; translated from the coding sequence ATGAAAATCCGTGGTGACCGTGAGTGCACCGAGTGTGGGACTCGGTGGTCGTACTTCGAAACCGGCTCGATCGGCTGCCCGGCGTGTGGCAGTCTCCAGAGTGTGGGAACCGACGAGCGGGTCATCCACACCGATCAGGCGGCCACCTTCGACCTCACACCCGTTCGAAACGATATCGACACGACGGCTGACGACGAACTGGCCGCACGCGCTCGCGACGTTGCCCGAGAGTACGTCCGAAGTCGTGGCTTCGTCCGTGGCGGTGAGTTACTCGAACTCGACGAGACGTACGTCGCGGCGCGGGAGCTCACCCACGCTGCCGACTTACTCGTGCGGACGACCCAACCCAGTGAGGACGAATCGCTCTACTTTCTGGCGTTATTGCGGGACGCCGATCTGGGTGAACGCCCCCAGGCCGCCGAGGTTCCCGCTTCGTTTCGCGAGGCGCGAGGGATCGCCACCGCTAACGCGGTTCGAGACTATCGCCGTGACGTCCGGACCTGGTTGGCTGCCGGAACAGCCGTTCCGGAGGGCGCCCGAGACTGTCTGGAGCACCTCTCCGACCACGAAACCCGCTTCCGGCTGCTCGAGGGAGACGTCGAGCCGACGGTCGCCGACCAGCTACTAGAGGCGACACGTCACGTAGCCAACGGCCTTCGCGGCGATCACGTCGCTATCGAACTGGCCCAGGACGAACTCGATTCCCTCGAGTGA
- a CDS encoding IS5 family transposase: protein MDSLPKSRLLRFVERAMVLARRAVTRFSTRYSRKRFTLRQHVVLLCLKVKKTTTYRDLVDELIEMPRIRDALDLDSIPAPSTLCKAFDRLEMAVWRVLLNISLADLPLNGITGIDASGFEWAHASTHYTKRTNLTIQQLKTTLLVDTAINAVLDIHVTTTRKHDTQIAPQVVKRNGESIAVLTDDKGYDDQKLRRLARNHDIRPLIKHREFTPLHKAWNARLDSDLYHRRNMNETVNAAIKQKFGAFVRSRLWWKQFRELVIKCIVHNLERSIAMSYKECDCP, encoded by the coding sequence ATGGATTCCCTGCCGAAGTCACGACTTCTCCGGTTCGTTGAACGAGCTATGGTGCTGGCTCGCCGTGCTGTTACACGTTTTTCGACACGCTATTCTCGGAAGCGGTTCACGCTCCGCCAGCACGTTGTTCTTCTCTGTCTCAAGGTGAAGAAGACGACCACGTACCGCGACCTCGTTGATGAACTCATCGAGATGCCTCGCATCCGTGACGCCCTCGATCTCGATTCGATTCCCGCACCCTCGACACTCTGCAAGGCGTTCGACCGCTTGGAGATGGCCGTCTGGCGAGTGCTACTGAACATCTCGCTCGCGGACTTGCCGCTGAACGGTATCACCGGCATCGATGCTTCGGGGTTCGAGTGGGCGCATGCATCAACTCACTACACGAAGCGAACGAATCTCACCATCCAGCAGCTGAAGACGACGCTACTGGTCGATACGGCGATTAACGCCGTGCTCGACATCCATGTGACGACGACACGGAAACACGATACACAGATCGCGCCACAGGTAGTGAAACGGAACGGAGAGTCCATCGCGGTATTGACCGATGACAAGGGATACGACGACCAGAAACTCCGGCGGCTTGCCCGTAACCATGATATTCGGCCACTCATCAAGCACCGTGAGTTCACACCCCTCCACAAGGCGTGGAATGCTCGGTTGGACAGCGATCTCTACCACAGGCGAAACATGAACGAGACAGTCAACGCGGCGATCAAACAGAAATTCGGTGCATTTGTCCGGTCACGCCTGTGGTGGAAGCAGTTCCGTGAACTCGTCATCAAGTGCATCGTTCACAATCTGGAGCGAAGCATCGCTATGTCATACAAGGAGTGCGACTGTCCGTGA
- a CDS encoding aminotransferase class III-fold pyridoxal phosphate-dependent enzyme, with protein MDRDTVEPSVETIPGKNASTWADYHHQFAAPSTYVYEFVWDSTADATGPFCTDVDGNVLMDFTSHVAAAPLGYNHPAIVDKLEAFDLPDPLKIAGQDFYVSAGGEPSDPDLPGPTQLLDRLVDLTSHYDMDRVFLSNSGAEAVENAIKICYASGGHRGITFDGAFHGRTLGALSLNRSKTVHRKGYPEVPGIISVPYPSTQEMYETDWCTDGPGGNVVADRLDPEQGVIDADEVAFLILEPVQGEGGYRVPHPEFARDVERLRERFGLRVIADEIQSGLGRTGEMWAIDHLDLTPDVITSAKGLRVGATISRSDVFPEETGRISSTWGAGDLLASMQGVLTIDAIREENLLENVRARGEQFRSILEERDAPGLIDVRGRGLMLAIEFDTKDRREAVVDAAMERGLLTLGCGYKTLRLLPPLDVTEREIELGARLLFEAIDAVEAQMSVSA; from the coding sequence ATGGACCGAGATACGGTCGAACCGTCTGTCGAGACGATACCGGGGAAAAACGCCTCCACGTGGGCGGACTATCATCACCAGTTTGCCGCACCGAGCACCTACGTCTACGAATTCGTCTGGGATAGCACAGCCGACGCAACCGGCCCGTTCTGTACCGACGTCGACGGTAACGTGCTCATGGACTTTACGAGCCACGTTGCTGCTGCCCCGCTGGGATACAACCATCCCGCTATCGTGGACAAACTGGAAGCGTTCGACCTGCCGGACCCGCTGAAAATTGCCGGGCAGGACTTTTACGTCAGCGCCGGTGGCGAGCCGTCCGATCCCGATCTTCCCGGCCCAACACAGCTACTGGACCGACTCGTCGACCTGACGAGCCACTACGACATGGATCGAGTCTTCCTGTCGAACTCCGGGGCTGAAGCCGTCGAAAACGCGATTAAGATCTGTTATGCGAGCGGTGGACACCGTGGAATCACCTTCGACGGTGCGTTCCATGGACGGACGCTCGGCGCGCTCTCGCTCAACCGATCGAAAACCGTCCACCGCAAGGGCTATCCCGAGGTCCCCGGCATCATCAGCGTCCCCTATCCTTCGACCCAGGAGATGTACGAAACCGACTGGTGTACCGATGGACCCGGCGGTAACGTGGTCGCCGACCGACTGGATCCCGAACAGGGCGTCATCGACGCCGACGAAGTGGCCTTCCTGATTCTCGAGCCCGTACAGGGTGAAGGGGGCTACCGAGTTCCACACCCGGAGTTCGCTCGAGACGTCGAACGGCTTCGAGAGCGGTTCGGACTTCGCGTCATCGCCGACGAAATCCAGTCCGGGCTCGGTCGGACGGGCGAGATGTGGGCTATCGACCACCTCGACCTGACGCCGGACGTCATCACGAGCGCCAAGGGACTGCGCGTTGGGGCAACCATCTCCCGGTCGGACGTGTTCCCCGAAGAGACCGGCCGAATCTCCTCCACCTGGGGAGCCGGTGACCTGCTTGCCTCGATGCAAGGCGTGTTGACGATCGACGCAATTCGAGAGGAAAATCTCCTCGAGAACGTCCGCGCACGCGGTGAGCAGTTCCGCTCCATCCTCGAGGAACGAGACGCTCCTGGCCTGATCGATGTCCGTGGTCGGGGACTGATGCTCGCAATCGAATTCGATACCAAGGATCGACGCGAAGCCGTCGTCGACGCCGCTATGGAGCGAGGCCTACTGACTCTCGGCTGTGGCTACAAAACACTCCGTCTCTTGCCACCGCTCGACGTGACCGAACGCGAGATTGAACTCGGCGCACGGTTGTTGTTCGAGGCGATCGACGCAGTCGAAGCGCAGATGAGTGTCTCAGCCTGA
- the folD gene encoding bifunctional methylenetetrahydrofolate dehydrogenase/methenyltetrahydrofolate cyclohydrolase FolD: MTTHIDGNAVASEIRDELTDAIETLASEGSRPGLATVLMGDDPASQTYVSMKQRDCEEVGIEPHHVDVDGDAPADELFDTIETLNDDSDVHGYLVQAPVPDHVDYRQVIRRIDPLKDVDGFHPENVGRLVAGDARFRPCTPHGVQKLLEATGVETEGKDITIVGRSDIVGKPLANLLIQKADDGNATVTVCHSRTADLESKTQNADIVVAAVGVPELIDGSMISEGTVVIDVGVNRVDADTEKGYELVGDVDFDSVEPKASAITPVPGGVGPMTRAMLLYNTVKAASLQTGIDVDLP; the protein is encoded by the coding sequence ATGACGACCCACATCGATGGCAACGCCGTTGCGAGCGAGATTCGAGACGAGTTGACCGATGCAATAGAGACACTGGCGTCGGAAGGCTCTCGACCCGGTCTGGCGACCGTGCTGATGGGGGACGATCCGGCCAGCCAGACGTACGTCTCGATGAAACAACGCGATTGTGAGGAAGTCGGCATCGAACCACATCACGTCGACGTCGACGGCGATGCGCCGGCAGACGAACTGTTCGACACCATCGAAACGCTCAACGATGATTCCGACGTACACGGCTATCTGGTCCAGGCGCCGGTCCCGGACCACGTCGACTACCGACAGGTTATCCGCCGTATCGACCCACTCAAAGACGTCGATGGGTTCCACCCCGAAAACGTCGGCCGACTCGTCGCCGGTGACGCCCGATTCCGCCCGTGTACACCACACGGCGTCCAGAAACTCCTCGAGGCAACAGGCGTCGAAACCGAAGGAAAGGATATCACCATCGTCGGTCGATCCGATATCGTTGGCAAACCCCTCGCAAACCTCCTGATACAGAAGGCAGACGACGGGAACGCAACCGTCACTGTCTGTCACTCTCGAACCGCCGACCTGGAAAGCAAAACACAGAATGCAGACATCGTCGTCGCCGCAGTCGGCGTTCCCGAACTCATCGATGGATCGATGATCAGCGAGGGCACCGTCGTCATCGACGTTGGAGTCAATCGTGTCGACGCCGACACCGAGAAAGGCTACGAGTTGGTCGGTGACGTCGACTTCGACAGCGTCGAGCCAAAAGCAAGCGCTATTACGCCAGTCCCAGGCGGCGTTGGACCCATGACCAGGGCCATGTTGCTCTACAACACCGTCAAAGCGGCCAGCCTGCAGACGGGTATCGACGTCGATCTGCCGTAG
- a CDS encoding DUF7528 family protein — protein sequence MGDRSYDLSRREARELRTELTNALEAEHEFVRTRGTHRPDDTYVVTRRGVASSGHRKVFDDFETLSRRFRDLPDTFTAKDIDWPGVSGRRRHLCCWHFLEHPEFPCQLATRQPLTVTKTTE from the coding sequence GTGGGCGACCGGTCGTACGATCTCTCGAGAAGGGAGGCACGGGAACTCCGTACTGAACTCACGAACGCACTCGAGGCCGAACACGAGTTCGTTCGAACCCGTGGAACGCACAGGCCGGATGACACGTACGTCGTGACGCGCAGAGGCGTGGCCTCGAGCGGCCATCGGAAGGTGTTCGACGACTTCGAAACGCTCTCGAGGCGGTTCCGTGACTTACCCGACACGTTCACCGCGAAAGACATCGACTGGCCGGGCGTCTCCGGGCGTCGGCGACACCTCTGTTGTTGGCATTTCCTCGAGCATCCGGAGTTTCCGTGTCAACTCGCCACACGACAGCCACTTACGGTGACAAAAACTACCGAGTAA
- a CDS encoding sensor histidine kinase, with translation MNTSQRFVLAFAIVFVVSGFVLVAAFDAHRSDVTSYTESAVEDQAEGTAAALDDRLRGQQQTLEVAATNEALADHRSQRQHDALEGVVDQSAFDGASIVDSDGTVQSLTTGDDSESELVGADFSDRPYVQCALEGDRCISDPFVAETDNYIVVISVPLYDDGEVVGTVNAAYHLTETVFFDALSSVDERTGITITQDERILYAQNDHLGETIDRQADLETVDWTVTVHHDQQLLLETLDRLQTFQIIVALAFFGSVTGFAAWVYRSKVKRIGRLTDRLDALEERTYDTEITIGGPAEWHRIDLAMDRLGQSLARREQMLLVHNRILRHNLRNELNVIEGHAAQLEATTEGKDCEAARTIQRATTDLLELADRARTTERLLERSVTDREPIDIVGTLEESIERLHDEYPDVEVHLDAPKTASVVGGPELVVAFDELLENVGQHAGETARVDISVHTEADTVRVLIADDGPGIPAATIERISGSTEISPVNHARGIGLWLVDWTVSLYDGSLEFLTDESGTGTVVELTFERGPLEGGTNELERGK, from the coding sequence ATGAACACGTCACAGCGATTCGTCCTGGCCTTCGCCATCGTGTTCGTTGTGAGCGGTTTCGTGCTCGTGGCTGCCTTCGATGCCCATCGGAGCGACGTAACGTCGTACACCGAATCGGCTGTCGAAGATCAGGCCGAGGGAACGGCGGCGGCGCTCGATGATCGACTTCGTGGGCAACAACAAACGCTCGAGGTCGCGGCAACGAACGAGGCGTTGGCCGATCATCGGAGTCAGCGCCAGCACGACGCGCTCGAGGGGGTCGTCGACCAGTCTGCGTTCGACGGAGCCAGTATCGTCGATAGCGATGGTACCGTCCAGTCGCTGACCACCGGTGACGACAGCGAGAGCGAACTCGTTGGCGCGGACTTTAGCGACCGCCCATACGTCCAGTGTGCACTCGAGGGAGATCGATGTATCAGTGACCCGTTCGTCGCCGAGACGGACAATTACATCGTGGTCATCAGCGTGCCGTTGTACGACGATGGAGAGGTCGTTGGCACCGTCAACGCCGCCTACCATCTGACAGAAACCGTCTTTTTCGACGCGCTATCGAGCGTCGATGAGCGCACTGGTATCACCATCACACAGGACGAGCGGATACTATACGCCCAGAACGACCACCTCGGTGAGACGATCGATCGGCAGGCCGACCTCGAAACGGTCGACTGGACGGTGACAGTTCACCACGATCAACAGCTCTTGCTCGAGACGCTCGATCGGTTACAGACATTCCAGATCATCGTTGCACTCGCCTTTTTCGGGAGCGTCACCGGCTTTGCCGCCTGGGTGTATCGATCCAAGGTAAAGCGCATCGGGCGCCTGACCGATCGACTCGACGCCCTCGAGGAACGGACTTACGACACCGAGATCACTATCGGTGGACCAGCAGAGTGGCACCGGATCGACCTGGCGATGGATCGGCTTGGACAGTCACTCGCCCGACGAGAGCAGATGCTGTTAGTCCACAATCGAATTCTCCGGCACAATCTCCGAAACGAACTCAACGTCATCGAGGGTCACGCCGCGCAGTTGGAAGCCACGACGGAGGGCAAAGACTGTGAAGCAGCTCGCACAATTCAACGGGCCACGACGGACCTCCTCGAGTTAGCTGACCGGGCACGGACCACCGAACGGTTGCTCGAGCGGTCGGTAACCGACCGAGAACCGATCGATATCGTCGGCACCCTCGAGGAAAGCATCGAGCGACTGCACGACGAGTATCCCGATGTCGAGGTGCATCTCGATGCGCCGAAAACCGCCAGTGTCGTCGGCGGGCCCGAACTCGTCGTGGCGTTCGACGAACTACTGGAAAACGTGGGTCAGCACGCCGGCGAAACGGCGAGAGTGGATATTTCCGTCCACACTGAAGCCGATACCGTTCGGGTTCTGATCGCTGACGATGGACCAGGCATTCCAGCAGCAACCATCGAGCGGATATCCGGCAGTACGGAAATTTCCCCCGTCAACCACGCCCGCGGTATCGGCCTCTGGCTCGTCGACTGGACCGTCAGCCTCTACGATGGCTCACTCGAGTTCCTCACCGATGAGAGCGGAACGGGGACGGTCGTCGAACTCACGTTCGAACGTGGACCACTCGAAGGAGGAACGAACGAGTTGGAGAGAGGAAAGTGA
- a CDS encoding DUF309 domain-containing protein, protein MDDHTHDPSVGPPPASREPTGWNRVENRWEHGTLRRATIHGVRLFNGGAYHESHDCFEDEWYNYGRGTVESQFLHGMVQVAAGVYKHVDFENDDGMDSLFRTALQYLHGVPNDFYGVDLLDVRTTLTNARNDPTSVDDWTITIDGTQPTASERDFEYAEGLE, encoded by the coding sequence ATGGACGACCACACACACGACCCTTCCGTGGGTCCGCCACCTGCCTCGAGGGAGCCGACCGGGTGGAACCGTGTCGAAAACCGGTGGGAACACGGCACCCTTCGGCGAGCGACGATTCATGGCGTCCGCCTGTTCAATGGCGGTGCCTATCACGAGAGCCACGACTGTTTCGAGGACGAGTGGTACAACTACGGTCGTGGCACCGTCGAAAGCCAGTTTCTCCACGGCATGGTCCAGGTTGCGGCTGGCGTCTACAAGCACGTCGACTTCGAAAACGACGACGGGATGGACAGCCTCTTTCGAACCGCACTACAGTATCTACACGGCGTTCCGAACGATTTCTACGGCGTCGACCTCCTCGACGTTCGGACGACGCTGACCAACGCCAGAAACGATCCAACGAGCGTCGATGACTGGACCATCACGATCGACGGAACCCAACCCACTGCGAGCGAGCGCGACTTCGAGTACGCCGAAGGCCTCGAGTAA
- a CDS encoding aminopeptidase, translated as MDPRVREHAEIIVDHSVDVQQGDTVRIKAPPAAEELVVALHELLGERGAHPSLGMSSSAATRAYRRAVDPEDLECPAHILAAAEETDVFISIRASENTAETSDVDPAVTVAYGQAFKPIQEEVMGSRWVGTQYPAPGNAQKAEMSNEAYEEFVWNAITKDWDEQREFQQQMVDLLDPADEVRITSGETTDITMSVAGNPTLNDYGEKNLPGGEVFTAPVPDSVEGHVRFDKPLLAQGREINGVELEFEAGEVVDHSAEKNEDVLSAVLETDDGARRLGELGIGMNRDITEFTYNMLFDEKMGDTVHLAVGRAYDETVGEENEGNDSAVHMDMIIDMSEDSTIELDGEVVQRNGTFVFEDEF; from the coding sequence ATGGATCCACGCGTCCGAGAACACGCTGAAATCATCGTCGATCACTCCGTCGACGTACAGCAAGGCGACACCGTCCGAATCAAGGCACCACCGGCTGCAGAGGAACTGGTCGTTGCCCTCCACGAACTGCTGGGGGAACGCGGGGCACACCCCTCACTCGGGATGTCGAGTAGCGCAGCCACACGGGCGTACCGACGAGCGGTTGACCCAGAGGATCTCGAATGTCCAGCGCACATACTCGCAGCTGCCGAAGAAACTGACGTCTTCATCTCTATTCGTGCCTCCGAGAACACGGCCGAGACCAGCGACGTCGATCCGGCTGTGACCGTGGCATACGGACAAGCATTCAAACCAATTCAGGAGGAAGTGATGGGGAGTCGCTGGGTCGGCACGCAGTATCCTGCTCCTGGAAATGCCCAGAAAGCAGAGATGAGCAACGAAGCGTACGAGGAATTCGTCTGGAACGCCATCACCAAAGACTGGGACGAGCAGCGGGAATTTCAACAGCAGATGGTCGACCTCCTCGATCCCGCCGACGAGGTTCGAATTACGAGCGGCGAGACGACCGACATCACCATGTCCGTCGCCGGAAATCCCACCCTGAACGATTACGGTGAGAAGAACCTCCCCGGCGGTGAGGTGTTCACAGCCCCGGTTCCTGACAGCGTCGAGGGTCACGTCCGCTTCGACAAGCCACTGCTTGCTCAGGGCCGGGAGATCAACGGCGTCGAACTCGAGTTCGAAGCCGGCGAGGTCGTCGATCACAGCGCGGAGAAAAACGAAGACGTACTCTCGGCTGTACTCGAGACAGATGACGGTGCTCGCCGACTGGGCGAACTCGGTATCGGGATGAACCGGGATATCACCGAGTTTACGTACAATATGCTCTTCGACGAGAAGATGGGCGATACGGTCCACCTAGCTGTTGGTCGTGCCTACGATGAAACCGTTGGTGAGGAAAACGAGGGTAATGACAGCGCCGTCCACATGGACATGATCATCGACATGAGCGAGGATTCGACTATCGAGCTCGACGGAGAGGTCGTCCAGCGCAACGGGACGTTCGTATTCGAAGACGAGTTCTGA
- a CDS encoding PadR family transcriptional regulator, producing the protein MYDLTGFQRDLLYVIAGEEEPHGLAIKDELEQYYEKEIHHGRLYPNLDTLVDKGLVEKGSRDRRTNFYTITRRGNRELEARREWEAQYVDL; encoded by the coding sequence ATGTACGATCTGACAGGATTCCAGCGAGACTTGCTGTACGTCATCGCCGGAGAGGAAGAACCGCATGGACTGGCAATCAAAGACGAACTCGAGCAGTACTACGAAAAAGAGATTCACCACGGTCGACTGTACCCGAACCTCGATACCCTCGTGGACAAAGGTCTCGTCGAAAAGGGCAGCCGAGATCGACGGACGAACTTCTATACGATCACCCGACGCGGGAATCGCGAACTCGAGGCCCGACGCGAGTGGGAAGCACAGTACGTCGACCTCTAG
- a CDS encoding O-methyltransferase: MDGEDAVLDGDVERFVRAMAPEPDETLREMDAYAEEADFPHVGPEVGGFLRLVARMVGAKRVFEFGSGYGYSAYWFAEALPEDGELVLTEVDADELELAETYLERGGYHDIARYELGDAMETVGQYDGPFDVVLIDHQKHRYADAFEAIKPKLPIGGAIIADNAMRAGIIDFDQLLEIAEGGSPTDVNEHTQGIATYLETVRADPDFETVVLPLGEGIALSYRIS, translated from the coding sequence ATGGATGGCGAAGACGCAGTACTCGATGGAGACGTAGAGCGATTCGTCCGTGCGATGGCTCCGGAACCCGACGAGACGCTTCGAGAGATGGATGCGTATGCCGAGGAGGCGGATTTCCCACACGTCGGTCCCGAGGTCGGGGGCTTTCTCCGCCTCGTCGCTCGCATGGTCGGCGCAAAACGCGTCTTCGAGTTCGGGTCCGGGTACGGATACTCGGCGTACTGGTTCGCCGAAGCGCTTCCGGAGGATGGCGAACTCGTGCTCACGGAAGTCGATGCGGACGAACTCGAACTCGCGGAAACGTACCTCGAGCGGGGTGGCTACCACGACATCGCCAGGTACGAACTGGGCGACGCGATGGAGACGGTCGGCCAATACGACGGGCCGTTCGACGTCGTACTGATCGACCACCAGAAACACCGGTACGCGGATGCCTTCGAAGCGATCAAACCGAAACTTCCAATCGGCGGGGCGATCATCGCTGACAACGCCATGCGCGCAGGAATCATCGATTTCGACCAGTTACTCGAGATCGCGGAAGGTGGGTCCCCAACGGACGTGAACGAGCACACACAGGGTATCGCCACCTACCTCGAGACGGTTCGCGCCGATCCGGACTTCGAGACGGTGGTGTTACCGCTCGGTGAAGGGATCGCGTTGAGCTATCGCATTTCCTGA